In one window of Tellurirhabdus rosea DNA:
- a CDS encoding acyltransferase — protein sequence MTTKTTYIHPTAVVDEGCEIGAGTRIWHFSHLMPGCVLGEDCNIGQNVVVSPNVVLGRNVKVQNNVSIYTGVTCEDDVFLGPSMVFTNVINPRSAVNRRDQYTSTPVGRGASIGANATIVCGNPIGAFALIGAGAVVTRPVPAYALVVGNPARQTGWVSEYGHRLQFNAEGRATCPETGQEYQLEQNQVRRIS from the coding sequence ATGACAACCAAAACTACCTATATCCACCCTACCGCTGTCGTGGACGAAGGCTGTGAAATCGGTGCGGGAACGCGGATCTGGCACTTTTCGCACCTCATGCCGGGCTGCGTGCTCGGGGAGGACTGCAACATTGGCCAGAACGTGGTCGTGTCGCCGAACGTCGTGCTCGGGCGGAACGTGAAAGTGCAGAACAACGTGTCGATTTATACCGGCGTCACCTGCGAGGATGATGTGTTTCTGGGCCCGTCGATGGTGTTTACCAACGTCATCAATCCCCGTTCGGCGGTCAATCGCCGGGACCAGTACACCTCTACGCCCGTCGGCCGGGGCGCTTCCATCGGCGCCAACGCGACCATCGTTTGCGGCAACCCGATCGGGGCGTTTGCGCTCATCGGGGCCGGGGCCGTCGTGACCAGACCCGTACCGGCCTATGCCCTGGTGGTAGGTAATCCGGCCCGGCAGACCGGCTGGGTAAGTGAATACGGCCACCGCCTGCAGTTTAATGCCGAAGGACGGGCCACCTGCCCCGAAACCGGCCAGGAATACCAGCTTGAACAAAACCAGGTCCGGCGCATCAGCTGA
- a CDS encoding rubredoxin, producing the protein MRDYYTLKFNLPAGIVSPGALQQILKLAAGAHVRTVRFGARQQLLMTVHYEDLPFLRKDLDGIGLRYEVNTDQYPNIISSYCGEEVFRTGAWLGESEYHSILDQFDFQPRLKVNLSDSNQNFTPFFTGNLNFIASPEPHFWYLYIRPKQTNTVFRWRDLIYTNDIGRLARNVEEAMLEAGYTDEETLYRTVSQGRTYITQPATQEVELPEFSLPYYEGFNRYGQRTWLGLYRRDEQFSIPFLLDLCALCLKTRIGEICLTPWKSLIIKGISEKDRSAWSYVLGKHNINVRHAATELAWQTEDHSDEGMKLKKKLVQYFEQHDTRTFGLCFGIQTRPKSEVFGSVLIRKRPLVQLGQLSLFSVYDLYFTENFNPNSRTYFRFERGILGIHLPAQLERLCRKFNMRRVMETARPVPEPAETATPAAAQTAHQCPDCLTIYDERHGDSRRGIPAGVPFANLPADWCCPTCETEKEKLLEVELN; encoded by the coding sequence ATGCGCGATTACTACACCCTCAAATTCAACCTTCCCGCGGGCATTGTTTCGCCGGGGGCGTTGCAGCAGATTCTGAAACTGGCGGCTGGGGCGCATGTCCGGACGGTGCGTTTCGGGGCGCGGCAGCAACTGCTGATGACCGTGCATTACGAGGATCTGCCGTTTCTGCGGAAAGACCTCGACGGCATCGGGCTGCGCTACGAAGTCAATACCGACCAGTACCCGAACATTATCAGCTCGTACTGCGGCGAAGAAGTGTTCCGGACGGGTGCGTGGCTGGGCGAAAGCGAGTACCACAGCATCCTGGACCAGTTCGATTTTCAGCCGCGGCTGAAGGTCAATCTTTCGGATTCGAACCAGAACTTCACGCCGTTTTTTACGGGCAACCTCAATTTCATTGCTTCGCCGGAGCCGCATTTCTGGTATCTGTACATCCGCCCGAAACAGACGAACACCGTTTTCCGCTGGCGCGACCTGATTTATACCAACGACATCGGTCGCCTGGCCCGGAATGTGGAGGAGGCCATGCTCGAAGCGGGGTATACCGACGAGGAGACGCTGTACCGGACCGTATCCCAGGGACGAACGTACATCACCCAGCCCGCTACGCAGGAGGTGGAACTGCCAGAATTTTCGCTGCCGTATTACGAAGGCTTCAACCGCTACGGGCAGCGGACGTGGCTGGGGCTGTACCGCCGCGACGAGCAGTTCAGCATTCCGTTTCTGCTCGACCTCTGCGCGCTCTGCCTCAAAACCCGGATTGGCGAAATCTGCCTTACGCCCTGGAAATCGCTCATTATCAAAGGCATTTCGGAAAAAGACCGTTCCGCCTGGTCGTATGTCCTCGGGAAGCACAACATCAACGTCCGCCATGCCGCTACCGAACTGGCCTGGCAGACCGAAGACCATTCCGACGAGGGGATGAAGCTGAAAAAGAAGCTGGTCCAGTATTTTGAACAACACGATACCCGCACTTTTGGCCTTTGTTTCGGCATCCAGACGCGGCCCAAATCGGAGGTCTTCGGCTCGGTGCTGATTCGGAAACGGCCGCTGGTGCAGTTGGGCCAGTTGTCGCTCTTCAGTGTTTACGATCTGTATTTTACCGAAAACTTCAACCCGAACAGCCGGACCTATTTCCGGTTCGAAAGAGGAATTCTGGGCATTCATCTGCCCGCGCAACTGGAGCGGCTGTGCCGGAAATTCAACATGCGACGGGTGATGGAAACGGCCCGGCCAGTGCCCGAACCCGCCGAAACGGCAACTCCGGCCGCGGCCCAGACGGCGCACCAGTGTCCGGATTGCCTGACGATCTACGACGAGCGTCACGGCGACAGCCGGCGCGGCATTCCGGCGGGCGTCCCGTTTGCGAACCTGCCCGCCGACTGGTGCTGCCCGACCTGCGAAACCGAAAAAGAGAAGTTGCTGGAAGTTGAACTTAACTAA
- a CDS encoding GumC family protein, translating into MKATTSHTYTTTPAYTKEEYVTSDLQSFVMRYLRNWKWFVLSLFVFAGLGFLYLKSVEPLYRITASLLVKDQQKGISETNALKEMDLFKPSRVVENEIEILKSHTLMQKAVESLGLQVRYYHKALFGPREVYDELPFRLQLIDPLPGLYKTDLTLQPVSAGTVRLGNQTYPVNQVLQTPYGRLRIEAPKPLEAAAEPLIVKTMPLRQATLVYSRSLKVEPSSKSSTVLLLTLDDPVPTKGEDLLNRLIKEYTAAEVEDKNRVVNKTMQFIEARLALVSKDLAEIENNIEKYKSANGITDMSAEAQTLLQRVQANDSQLSQVDIQLGALNDVERYVRAKTTNPGMVPASLGMNDPTLVGLISRASELELKRNDLLKTTSEQHPFVKGVNEQIALTKQNIRQTLGNLRESLEGTRQELLTRNARHEGMVRSVPNKERELMNITRQQSIKNGLYTYLLQKREETSLSYASTMADTRTIDLARSDATPIKPIASLILLLFSTLGLIVPMVAITLRDLLNNRVAQRSDVDEAVQVPVIGEISEARFKNPIIVREGDRSVAAEQIRALRTNLQFLRSGNDSLSLLLTSSVSGEGKSFVSLNLAASLALISRPTVLIDMDLRKPTLHTQLKLANSVGLSNYLTGEAELEDILQPVADIPYLWVIPCGMTPPNPSELLTSSRLDELFVKLRELFAFILVDAPPIGLVTDAQIIASHTDAALYMVRYKLTPKEALRKVETLYREQRLRKLALVLNGGDAKSAYQHNAYYSPQAREQPGVLKRLLQNPTLKNALN; encoded by the coding sequence ATGAAGGCAACAACCTCCCACACATACACAACGACACCCGCTTACACGAAGGAAGAGTACGTCACGTCCGATCTCCAGAGTTTCGTGATGCGCTATCTGCGTAACTGGAAATGGTTTGTCCTGAGCCTGTTCGTCTTTGCGGGTCTGGGTTTTCTTTATCTGAAATCAGTAGAGCCTCTTTACCGCATCACGGCCTCTCTGCTCGTGAAAGACCAGCAAAAAGGCATTTCGGAGACCAACGCGCTGAAGGAGATGGACCTTTTCAAACCCAGCCGGGTGGTGGAGAACGAAATTGAAATCCTGAAGTCGCACACCCTGATGCAGAAGGCCGTCGAAAGCCTCGGCCTCCAGGTCCGTTATTACCACAAAGCCCTGTTTGGTCCCCGGGAAGTGTACGACGAACTGCCGTTCCGCCTGCAACTGATCGACCCGCTGCCCGGACTGTACAAAACAGACCTGACCCTGCAGCCGGTGAGCGCCGGGACGGTCCGCCTCGGCAACCAGACCTATCCGGTCAACCAGGTACTGCAAACGCCCTACGGCCGTCTGCGCATCGAGGCCCCCAAACCGCTGGAAGCCGCAGCGGAACCCCTGATTGTCAAAACCATGCCGCTGCGGCAGGCGACGCTCGTGTACTCGCGCAGCCTTAAGGTCGAGCCCAGCAGCAAATCCTCCACCGTGCTGCTGCTGACGCTGGACGACCCCGTTCCGACCAAAGGCGAAGACCTGCTCAACCGGCTCATCAAGGAATACACGGCCGCCGAAGTGGAAGACAAAAACCGGGTGGTCAACAAAACCATGCAGTTTATCGAAGCCCGCCTTGCGCTGGTCTCCAAAGACCTGGCGGAAATCGAGAACAATATCGAAAAATACAAATCAGCCAACGGCATTACCGACATGAGCGCCGAGGCCCAGACCCTGCTTCAGCGGGTGCAGGCCAACGATAGCCAGCTCAGCCAGGTCGATATTCAGCTTGGTGCCCTGAACGATGTGGAACGGTATGTCCGGGCAAAGACGACCAATCCGGGCATGGTGCCGGCCTCCCTGGGCATGAACGACCCCACGCTGGTAGGACTCATCAGCCGCGCCAGCGAACTGGAACTGAAGCGCAACGACCTTCTGAAAACGACGTCCGAACAGCACCCGTTTGTGAAGGGCGTCAACGAGCAGATTGCGCTGACGAAGCAGAACATCCGGCAGACGCTCGGCAACCTGCGCGAAAGCCTCGAAGGCACCCGGCAGGAACTGCTGACGCGCAACGCCCGGCACGAAGGCATGGTGCGGAGCGTCCCCAACAAGGAACGCGAACTGATGAACATCACGCGCCAGCAGTCCATCAAAAACGGCCTGTATACCTATCTGCTGCAAAAACGGGAGGAAACTTCGCTGTCGTACGCCTCGACGATGGCCGACACCCGGACCATCGATCTGGCCCGGAGCGACGCCACGCCCATCAAGCCCATTGCCTCCCTGATCCTGCTGCTTTTCAGTACGCTGGGGCTGATCGTGCCGATGGTTGCCATCACCCTCCGGGATCTGCTGAACAACCGCGTCGCGCAGCGCTCGGATGTGGACGAAGCTGTGCAGGTGCCCGTCATTGGCGAGATTTCGGAAGCCCGGTTCAAAAATCCGATCATTGTCCGGGAGGGCGACCGGTCGGTGGCGGCGGAGCAGATTCGGGCGCTGCGGACAAATCTCCAGTTCCTGCGGTCGGGCAACGACAGTCTGTCGCTGCTGCTGACCTCCAGCGTCAGCGGGGAAGGCAAGTCGTTTGTCTCGCTGAACCTGGCCGCCAGCCTGGCGCTCATCAGCCGCCCGACGGTCCTGATCGACATGGACCTGCGGAAACCGACCCTGCACACGCAGTTGAAACTGGCGAATTCGGTCGGGCTGAGCAACTACCTGACCGGCGAGGCCGAGCTGGAAGACATTCTGCAGCCGGTGGCCGACATTCCGTACCTGTGGGTAATTCCCTGCGGCATGACGCCGCCAAATCCTTCGGAACTGCTCACCAGCAGCCGTCTGGATGAGCTGTTTGTCAAACTGCGCGAACTGTTTGCCTTTATCCTGGTGGATGCCCCGCCGATCGGGCTGGTCACCGACGCCCAGATCATCGCCAGCCATACCGACGCCGCGCTGTACATGGTTCGTTACAAACTGACGCCCAAAGAAGCGCTTCGCAAGGTCGAGACGCTATATCGGGAACAGCGCCTGCGAAAACTGGCCCTGGTCCTGAACGGCGGAGACGCCAAATCGGCCTACCAGCATAATGCCTATTACAGCCCGCAGGCCCGTGAGCAGCCCGGCGTGCTGAAACGTCTTTTACAAAATCCGACTTTGAAAAACGCCTTGAATTAG
- a CDS encoding acyltransferase, whose amino-acid sequence MMRPDRFLYKAIHWTYRRFRRSFDQVYTRWLFSIHQVDLGPGLDCRGIPDIYISRGGKMNVGSGLILNNGRYHNMAGREQNCLFAVYGGELSIGNNVGMSSVAIVCTDRIVIGDNVRIGGSACIYDSDFHSLDPVERAALPEIVDHVQTKPVILENDCFIGNHVTILKGVRIGARSVVGSSSLVARSIPPDEIWAGNPARFIRKIDDAFLTQLKKNQARALAEL is encoded by the coding sequence ATGATGCGACCCGACCGATTCCTGTACAAAGCCATCCATTGGACCTACCGCCGGTTCCGCCGCTCCTTCGACCAGGTGTACACCCGCTGGCTCTTTTCGATTCATCAGGTGGACCTCGGACCTGGCCTCGATTGCCGGGGCATTCCGGACATCTACATTTCGCGGGGCGGAAAAATGAACGTCGGGAGTGGCCTGATTCTGAACAACGGGCGGTATCACAACATGGCGGGCCGGGAGCAGAACTGCCTTTTTGCCGTCTACGGCGGCGAACTGAGTATCGGCAACAACGTCGGCATGAGTTCCGTCGCCATCGTCTGTACCGACCGAATCGTCATCGGCGACAACGTCCGCATCGGCGGCAGCGCCTGCATCTACGACAGCGATTTTCACTCCCTGGACCCCGTCGAACGCGCGGCCCTGCCCGAAATTGTGGATCACGTGCAGACCAAACCGGTCATTTTGGAGAACGACTGCTTCATCGGCAACCACGTCACCATCCTCAAAGGCGTCCGGATTGGCGCGCGCTCGGTGGTGGGCTCTTCGTCGCTGGTCGCCCGCAGCATTCCGCCGGACGAAATCTGGGCGGGCAACCCGGCCCGGTTTATCCGCAAAATCGACGACGCGTTTCTGACGCAGCTAAAAAAGAACCAGGCCCGGGCGCTGGCGGAACTGTAA
- a CDS encoding polysaccharide biosynthesis/export family protein: protein MLAVLLGGLLASCTSSRDIAYFQSGSSLPGAGMAISNRYVPVIQQADLLSIYINSINPEASRMFNPYGEAERQITTPTQPGQIPAGIGYLVDEEGNVEIPLVGKVKLAGQTTLQAREIIREKLKAFLKEPTVNVRFLNFKISVLGEVGRPSVFVIPNEQITLPEALSLAGDVTIFGRRDNVLIIRETAGRREFARLNLTRRDVFQSPFYYLHPNDVVYVQPGKTRVASTDRWLLFLPTTLSALSLLAIIIRGGGF from the coding sequence TTGCTCGCTGTTCTGCTGGGCGGCCTGCTGGCCTCCTGCACTTCCTCCCGCGACATTGCCTATTTCCAGTCCGGATCGAGTCTGCCGGGGGCGGGCATGGCCATTTCCAATCGGTACGTGCCGGTGATTCAGCAGGCGGACCTGCTTTCGATTTACATCAACAGCATCAATCCCGAAGCCAGCCGGATGTTCAACCCGTACGGCGAGGCCGAGCGGCAGATCACGACCCCGACGCAGCCGGGCCAGATTCCCGCCGGAATCGGCTACCTCGTCGATGAGGAAGGCAACGTGGAAATTCCGCTGGTGGGCAAAGTAAAACTGGCGGGGCAGACGACCCTGCAGGCGCGGGAGATCATCCGGGAAAAGCTGAAAGCGTTTCTGAAAGAGCCGACCGTCAATGTGCGGTTTCTGAATTTCAAGATTTCGGTACTGGGCGAGGTGGGCCGCCCCTCGGTTTTTGTCATTCCCAACGAGCAGATTACGCTTCCGGAAGCGCTCAGCCTCGCCGGTGACGTGACCATTTTCGGCCGGCGCGACAACGTACTGATTATCCGCGAGACGGCCGGGCGCCGCGAATTTGCCCGCCTCAATCTGACCCGTCGGGATGTGTTTCAGTCCCCGTTTTATTACCTGCATCCCAACGACGTGGTGTACGTGCAGCCCGGAAAGACGCGGGTCGCCTCTACAGACCGCTGGCTGCTTTTCCTGCCGACGACGCTCAGCGCGCTTTCCCTGCTGGCGATTATCATCCGGGGCGGCGGGTTCTGA
- a CDS encoding Gfo/Idh/MocA family protein has translation MNYSEKLIRFAVVGCGHIGKRHAEMIQQHPETELVGLVDVKNRRDLNIDKYDVPFFRSLDDLLAANLNLDVVTIATPNGLHAEQALRALDANKHVVIEKPIALRRQDAEQVLYKALSKRRDVFAVMQNRYSPPSVWLKDLVESGALGQIYLVQLNCYWNRDERYYTTGSWHGQRDLDGGTLYTQFSHFIDIMYWLFGDITNIQARLMDFNHQHLTDFEDSGVVSFQFLNGGMGCMNFSTSVWNSNLESSITVIAENGSLKVGGQYMDKVEYCHVRNYTMPELPPTNPGNDYGAYKGSAMNHNFVVANVVDVLRGRGAITTNAMEGLKVVDIIERIYKAAQNDQPAGQAPAGQDSRPIGRPQVVHRELYPLAPNGSANGQRVHSY, from the coding sequence ATGAACTATTCAGAAAAGTTAATCCGGTTTGCCGTAGTTGGCTGCGGTCATATTGGAAAACGTCATGCCGAAATGATTCAGCAGCATCCCGAAACGGAACTCGTTGGACTGGTTGACGTAAAGAATCGCCGTGACCTGAATATCGACAAGTACGACGTGCCGTTCTTCCGCTCGCTCGACGACCTGCTGGCGGCCAATCTCAACCTCGACGTGGTCACGATTGCCACGCCCAACGGCCTGCATGCCGAACAGGCGCTGCGGGCGCTCGATGCCAACAAGCACGTCGTGATCGAGAAGCCCATCGCCCTGCGCCGGCAGGATGCCGAACAGGTGCTATACAAAGCCCTGAGCAAACGCCGGGACGTGTTCGCCGTGATGCAGAACCGGTATTCGCCGCCTTCCGTCTGGCTCAAAGACCTCGTGGAATCCGGCGCCCTGGGGCAGATTTACCTCGTTCAGCTCAACTGCTACTGGAACCGCGACGAACGGTACTACACCACCGGCAGCTGGCACGGACAGCGCGACCTCGACGGCGGGACGCTCTACACCCAGTTCTCCCATTTCATCGACATCATGTACTGGCTGTTTGGCGACATCACCAACATCCAGGCGCGCCTGATGGACTTCAACCACCAGCACCTGACCGATTTTGAGGACAGCGGCGTGGTGTCGTTCCAGTTTCTCAACGGCGGGATGGGCTGCATGAATTTCTCGACTTCGGTCTGGAACAGCAACCTCGAAAGCAGCATTACGGTCATCGCCGAAAACGGCAGCCTGAAAGTGGGCGGACAGTACATGGACAAGGTCGAATACTGCCATGTCCGCAATTACACCATGCCGGAACTGCCGCCGACCAACCCCGGCAACGACTACGGCGCGTACAAAGGCTCGGCCATGAACCATAACTTCGTGGTCGCCAACGTGGTGGACGTACTGCGCGGACGGGGCGCCATCACCACCAACGCCATGGAAGGGCTCAAAGTGGTGGACATCATCGAACGGATTTACAAAGCCGCCCAGAACGACCAGCCGGCCGGGCAGGCACCGGCGGGACAGGATTCCCGGCCAATCGGTCGGCCGCAGGTGGTGCACCGCGAACTGTACCCCCTTGCTCCCAACGGCTCAGCCAACGGACAGCGGGTTCATTCCTACTAA
- a CDS encoding DegT/DnrJ/EryC1/StrS family aminotransferase: protein MITQAPIQMVDLKTQYLRLKTDIDEAMQQVLLNGDFINGSFVRQFQQDLAAFLDVERVVTCANGTDALQLAMMALDLKPGDEVIVPAFTYVATAEVIALLGLTPVWADVDPDTFNLTAENVQAVLTPRTKAIVPVHLFGQCADMEPLLHLASANGLAIIEDTAQAIGSIYRFADGTERMAGTIGDIGCTSFFPSKNLGCYGDGGALMTNDTGLGERLRIVANHGQRQKYIHERVGVNSRLDTLQAAVLSVKLPHLPDFSRRRQEAAARYDEWLGNVPGLRIPVRAAASTHVFHQYTLKVEGDQRDALKSHLQQAGIPAMVYYPMAMHQQPAYRRDEYPAGSFPVSEALCRQVLSLPMHTEMDEAEQEYIAAKVIEFFNAE from the coding sequence ATGATTACGCAAGCCCCCATTCAGATGGTAGATCTGAAAACCCAGTATCTCCGCCTGAAAACCGATATTGACGAAGCCATGCAGCAGGTTCTGCTGAACGGCGACTTCATCAACGGCTCGTTTGTCCGGCAGTTTCAGCAGGATCTGGCCGCTTTTCTGGATGTGGAACGGGTCGTCACCTGCGCCAACGGCACGGATGCCCTGCAACTCGCCATGATGGCGCTGGATCTGAAACCCGGCGACGAAGTGATTGTCCCGGCGTTTACGTACGTGGCCACGGCCGAAGTGATTGCCCTGCTGGGTCTGACGCCCGTCTGGGCCGATGTGGACCCGGATACGTTTAACCTCACGGCCGAAAACGTGCAGGCCGTGCTGACACCCCGGACCAAAGCGATTGTCCCCGTTCACCTTTTTGGCCAGTGCGCCGACATGGAGCCGCTGCTGCATCTGGCCAGCGCCAACGGCCTTGCGATCATTGAAGACACCGCCCAGGCCATCGGCAGTATCTACCGTTTTGCCGACGGCACGGAGCGGATGGCGGGCACCATCGGCGACATTGGCTGTACGTCTTTTTTTCCGTCGAAAAACCTCGGCTGCTACGGCGACGGCGGGGCGCTCATGACCAACGATACCGGGTTGGGAGAACGCCTGCGCATTGTCGCCAACCACGGCCAGCGGCAGAAGTACATTCACGAACGGGTGGGGGTCAATTCGCGGCTCGATACCCTTCAGGCGGCCGTTCTGAGCGTTAAGCTGCCGCATCTGCCGGATTTCAGCCGCCGTCGGCAGGAAGCCGCCGCCCGCTACGACGAATGGCTGGGCAACGTGCCCGGCCTTCGGATTCCGGTCCGGGCGGCCGCTTCGACGCACGTTTTTCACCAGTACACCCTCAAAGTAGAAGGCGACCAGCGCGACGCGCTGAAAAGTCATTTGCAACAGGCGGGCATTCCGGCGATGGTCTATTACCCGATGGCCATGCACCAGCAGCCCGCCTACCGCCGCGACGAGTATCCGGCGGGGTCTTTCCCCGTTTCGGAAGCCCTCTGCCGCCAGGTGCTCTCGCTGCCCATGCATACCGAAATGGACGAAGCGGAGCAGGAATACATTGCCGCAAAAGTAATCGAGTTCTTTAATGCTGAATGA
- a CDS encoding nitrate reductase associated protein produces the protein MKTAAIETTFFAFESDFAVSLRCIPMVVRYKLDAVRIKLKLPEWARFSLAEKQELANRPCHTPNQIEEYRQAVVRLIAERCRHGATELTSLNPSWDNLSEVPAEVNEKAAEWECPPVSLSQWIDLPVLQRFALVKLSRSGHGGENLPRAMREFGLVD, from the coding sequence ATGAAAACAGCCGCAATCGAAACCACGTTTTTCGCCTTTGAGAGCGACTTTGCCGTGTCCCTCCGCTGCATTCCGATGGTGGTCCGGTACAAACTCGACGCCGTCCGCATCAAGCTCAAACTGCCGGAATGGGCCCGCTTCAGCCTTGCCGAGAAGCAGGAACTGGCGAACCGGCCCTGCCATACGCCCAATCAGATCGAAGAATACCGGCAAGCCGTCGTCCGGCTGATTGCCGAACGCTGCCGCCACGGAGCCACGGAACTGACCAGCCTGAACCCGTCGTGGGACAACCTGAGCGAAGTTCCGGCGGAGGTCAATGAGAAGGCCGCCGAATGGGAATGTCCGCCCGTCAGCCTGAGCCAGTGGATAGACCTGCCTGTCCTGCAGCGGTTTGCGCTGGTGAAGCTCAGCCGGTCGGGGCACGGAGGCGAAAATCTGCCGCGCGCCATGCGGGAATTTGGACTGGTGGATTAA